A single window of Scylla paramamosain isolate STU-SP2022 chromosome 41, ASM3559412v1, whole genome shotgun sequence DNA harbors:
- the LOC135092920 gene encoding golgin subfamily A member 6-like protein 22 isoform X2, translating to MESLPRYRDYSRWEEVSVAISFLDFVTVAGVELLPALGSVTEELRGGPAVTQSLFTLHNFVVSECSNKSMLYDGRRTVLTRVLREALVGDSHSIFLCTCSLANTTHTLDTVRFGDAAAWLVQHPTRRLYLASLLHTTTAAILHSHQAARRLLCSKRTHGTAGSGLRKEQQEEQEEQDSRVRQEVRKMLGLARTIFPINTSINTKRNELESEEEPVVARKRGRPRKYPVRFKPFGRECPTKIDYLALWKSRYLNSEDPRHERGRKQKREREEKFYMAGAFTLTTTSKRHGLRHLYKTGSLRTSDTSTYYGGYLKEGLKKKEEEERGVREEDEKENEEMEEEKEEEEDEECKFGKECVWVREEDEEDEKKNEGIGEEKVKEGECKSVWVREQEDEKENERIREEKEEEEECETDKRKERVRREKDEKKCRVEKKNERIREEKEEEEKCQVNKRDGEKREEKKEEEGREG from the exons ATGGAGAGCTTGCCACGCTACAGAGACTACAGCAGGTGGGAGGAGGTGTCTGTGGCCATCTCCTTCCTCGACTTTGTGACAGTGGCCGGTGTGGAGCTTCTGCCGGCCCTGGGAAGTGTCACGGAGGAGCTGAGGGGCGGCCCGGCAGTAACGCAATCTCTGTTTACTTTGCATAATTTTGTTGTGAGTGAATGCTCCAATAAGAG CATGCTGTACGATGGGCGGCGGACAGTGCTGACCCGGGTGCTGAGGGAGGCGCTGGTGGGGGACAGTCACTCCATTTTCTTGTGCACCTGCAGCCTGGccaacaccacccacaccctgGACACTGTCAG gTTTGGTGATGCTGCAGCCTGGCTGGTGCAGCACCCCACACGCAGGCTGTACCTGGCCAGCCTGctgcacaccaccaccgccgccatccTGCACAGCCACCAGGCCGCCCGTCGCTTGCTGTGCTCCAAGAGG ACACACGGTACAGCTGGGAGTGGCCTGaggaaggagcagcaggaggagcaggaggagcaggacagCAGAGTGAGGcaggaagtaagaaaaatgtTGGGTCTAGCTCGAACCATCTTTCCTATCAACACCAGCATCAACACCAAGAGAAAtgag CTTGAGTCTGAGGAGGAGCCGGTGGTGGCCAGGAAGAGAGGCAGGCCGAGGAAGTACCCTGTCAGATTCAAGCCTTTCGGGAGGGAATGCCCCACTAAgatag acTACCTCGCCCTGTGGAAATCTCGTTACCTCAACTCCGAAGACCCAAGGCatgagagaggcaggaagcagaagagagagagagaggagaagttcTACATGGCTGGTGCATTCACCCTGACCACCACCTCGAAGCGTCACGGCCTCAGACACCTGTACAAAACGGGCAGCCTGAGGACCTCGGACACTAGCACCTACTATGGGGGTTACCTGAAGGAGGggctgaagaagaaggaggaagaggagcgtggggtgagagaagaggatgagaaggaaaatgaagaaatggaagaagaaaaggaggaggaagaggacgaggagtgtAAGTTTGGTAAGGAGTGTGTATgggtgagagaagaggatgaagaggatgagaagaaaaatgaaggaatcggagaagaaaaagtgaaggaaggggaatgtaAGAGTGTATGGGTGAGGGaacaggaggatgagaaggaaaatgaaagaataagagaagaaaaggaagaggaagaggagtgtgagactgataaaagaaaagaaagggtaagaagagagaaggatgagaagaaatgcagggtagagaagaaaaatgaaagaataagagaagaaaaggaagaagaggagaaatgtcAAGTTaataagagagatggagaaaagagagaagaaaagaaggaggaggaggggagagagggataa
- the LOC135092920 gene encoding golgin subfamily A member 6-like protein 22 isoform X1 translates to MESLPRYRDYSRWEEVSVAISFLDFVTVAGVELLPALGSVTEELRGGPAVTQSLFTLHNFVVSECSNKSMLYDGRRTVLTRVLREALVGDSHSIFLCTCSLANTTHTLDTVRFGDAAAWLVQHPTRRLYLASLLHTTTAAILHSHQAARRLLCSKRVCGKTHGTAGSGLRKEQQEEQEEQDSRVRQEVRKMLGLARTIFPINTSINTKRNELESEEEPVVARKRGRPRKYPVRFKPFGRECPTKIDYLALWKSRYLNSEDPRHERGRKQKREREEKFYMAGAFTLTTTSKRHGLRHLYKTGSLRTSDTSTYYGGYLKEGLKKKEEEERGVREEDEKENEEMEEEKEEEEDEECKFGKECVWVREEDEEDEKKNEGIGEEKVKEGECKSVWVREQEDEKENERIREEKEEEEECETDKRKERVRREKDEKKCRVEKKNERIREEKEEEEKCQVNKRDGEKREEKKEEEGREG, encoded by the exons ATGGAGAGCTTGCCACGCTACAGAGACTACAGCAGGTGGGAGGAGGTGTCTGTGGCCATCTCCTTCCTCGACTTTGTGACAGTGGCCGGTGTGGAGCTTCTGCCGGCCCTGGGAAGTGTCACGGAGGAGCTGAGGGGCGGCCCGGCAGTAACGCAATCTCTGTTTACTTTGCATAATTTTGTTGTGAGTGAATGCTCCAATAAGAG CATGCTGTACGATGGGCGGCGGACAGTGCTGACCCGGGTGCTGAGGGAGGCGCTGGTGGGGGACAGTCACTCCATTTTCTTGTGCACCTGCAGCCTGGccaacaccacccacaccctgGACACTGTCAG gTTTGGTGATGCTGCAGCCTGGCTGGTGCAGCACCCCACACGCAGGCTGTACCTGGCCAGCCTGctgcacaccaccaccgccgccatccTGCACAGCCACCAGGCCGCCCGTCGCTTGCTGTGCTCCAAGAGGGTGTGTGGGAAG ACACACGGTACAGCTGGGAGTGGCCTGaggaaggagcagcaggaggagcaggaggagcaggacagCAGAGTGAGGcaggaagtaagaaaaatgtTGGGTCTAGCTCGAACCATCTTTCCTATCAACACCAGCATCAACACCAAGAGAAAtgag CTTGAGTCTGAGGAGGAGCCGGTGGTGGCCAGGAAGAGAGGCAGGCCGAGGAAGTACCCTGTCAGATTCAAGCCTTTCGGGAGGGAATGCCCCACTAAgatag acTACCTCGCCCTGTGGAAATCTCGTTACCTCAACTCCGAAGACCCAAGGCatgagagaggcaggaagcagaagagagagagagaggagaagttcTACATGGCTGGTGCATTCACCCTGACCACCACCTCGAAGCGTCACGGCCTCAGACACCTGTACAAAACGGGCAGCCTGAGGACCTCGGACACTAGCACCTACTATGGGGGTTACCTGAAGGAGGggctgaagaagaaggaggaagaggagcgtggggtgagagaagaggatgagaaggaaaatgaagaaatggaagaagaaaaggaggaggaagaggacgaggagtgtAAGTTTGGTAAGGAGTGTGTATgggtgagagaagaggatgaagaggatgagaagaaaaatgaaggaatcggagaagaaaaagtgaaggaaggggaatgtaAGAGTGTATGGGTGAGGGaacaggaggatgagaaggaaaatgaaagaataagagaagaaaaggaagaggaagaggagtgtgagactgataaaagaaaagaaagggtaagaagagagaaggatgagaagaaatgcagggtagagaagaaaaatgaaagaataagagaagaaaaggaagaagaggagaaatgtcAAGTTaataagagagatggagaaaagagagaagaaaagaaggaggaggaggggagagagggataa